In Flavobacterium sp. CS20, a single window of DNA contains:
- the ltrA gene encoding group II intron reverse transcriptase/maturase, translating to MREVEIPKEDGRIRKLGIPTVQDRTAQMVIREELEQIVDKQFSKDSFGYRPNKSAHQAIKQCRENCMKMDWVIDLDIKSFFDEIDHDLMLKALGHFTKEKHIHLYVARWLKAPIQKKDGSIHSRDKGTPQGGVISPLLANIFLHVVFDKWIENNHPEVKFERYADDIIIHCDNFKQALRTLEAVKARFKQCKLQIKDGKSNIVYCKRNQKKHPPFKVHYVTFDFLGFTFKPRMVKGYFGNFHLGFTPSISRKRQKRINQTLFKMKLHRMVHLRLPDLAGIIAEKVRGWINYYGKVRMSELHYVFRFLNMRLAKWVRNKYRRFRRKHWFFAYKWLQETAKHYPNLFVHWQYGFTP from the coding sequence GTGCGCGAGGTAGAAATACCCAAAGAAGACGGTCGAATCAGGAAGCTTGGCATTCCAACAGTACAAGACCGAACGGCTCAAATGGTAATAAGAGAAGAATTAGAACAGATTGTAGATAAACAGTTTAGTAAAGATTCTTTTGGCTATCGACCAAACAAATCAGCGCATCAAGCCATAAAGCAATGCAGGGAAAACTGCATGAAAATGGATTGGGTGATAGATTTGGATATCAAGAGTTTTTTTGATGAGATAGACCATGACTTAATGCTTAAAGCATTAGGACATTTTACCAAAGAAAAGCATATTCACTTGTATGTAGCACGTTGGTTAAAGGCTCCAATTCAAAAGAAAGACGGTAGTATTCATTCACGAGACAAAGGCACACCACAAGGAGGTGTTATTAGCCCATTACTGGCAAACATTTTCTTGCATGTTGTTTTTGATAAGTGGATTGAGAACAACCACCCGGAAGTAAAGTTTGAGCGCTATGCTGATGATATTATCATCCATTGCGATAATTTTAAACAAGCCTTGCGGACGTTGGAAGCGGTAAAAGCCCGATTTAAACAGTGCAAATTGCAGATAAAAGACGGCAAGAGCAATATCGTTTATTGCAAACGCAACCAAAAGAAGCATCCACCATTTAAGGTTCATTATGTAACATTCGATTTTCTTGGATTTACATTTAAGCCAAGAATGGTAAAGGGCTATTTTGGGAACTTTCATTTGGGATTTACACCGTCAATCAGTCGTAAACGACAGAAACGCATCAATCAAACTTTGTTTAAGATGAAACTTCATCGTATGGTTCATTTACGCCTGCCAGATTTGGCAGGCATAATAGCAGAAAAAGTACGAGGTTGGATTAACTATTACGGCAAAGTAAGAATGAGTGAATTACATTATGTATTCCGTTTCTTGAACATGCGTCTGGCAAAATGGGTACGCAACAAATATCGGAGATTTAGGCGTAAACACTGGTTTTTTGCCTACAAATGGTTACAGGAAACTGCAAAGCATTATCCTAATCTGTTTGTGCATTGGCAATACGGTTTTACGCCATAG
- a CDS encoding PIN domain-containing protein: MKKQRIYLDTSVFGGYYDNEFQEFTKPLFERIKDGEFKVLLSAILQKELEPAPEKIIKLITDLKAEYTEFLDEDDDAVELATEYIAEKVVGQTSYADCLHIALATINKADLLVSWNFKHIVNIERIRGYNSINIKNGYKQLEIRSPRDLMNYGN, translated from the coding sequence ATGAAAAAACAGCGAATATATTTGGACACTTCAGTTTTTGGTGGATACTATGATAACGAATTTCAAGAATTCACAAAACCACTTTTTGAAAGAATAAAGGATGGAGAATTTAAAGTGCTTCTTTCTGCCATTTTGCAAAAGGAACTTGAACCAGCGCCTGAAAAGATAATTAAATTAATCACTGATTTAAAAGCTGAATATACTGAATTTTTGGACGAAGATGATGATGCTGTTGAATTAGCAACTGAATATATTGCAGAAAAAGTTGTTGGTCAAACAAGCTATGCGGACTGTCTGCATATTGCATTAGCAACTATAAACAAAGCTGATTTACTTGTTAGTTGGAATTTTAAGCATATCGTAAATATAGAGCGAATACGAGGCTATAATTCCATCAATATAAAAAATGGATATAAACAATTGGAAATTCGCTCACCAAGAGATTTAATGAACTATGGAAACTAA
- a CDS encoding HNH endonuclease signature motif containing protein, with product MKIIKKLLKKIMPQQNYEEYWKLTNAFSDYNGTKFLDTLAVCINFIDDHKNEEYSEEKYSKLQDEIHKVNPINHISIRKSINQLVKMGFINSFLVSYHPQAKEYIEARTNKKRETLLSKIVYSNSSFNRAVNNESSIKQINFLIQTLIEKGKLSKEEIIALMLVDIEAYKKPFITESELSEYVKEAKEIGFLERKYNQIGYLYNLLGKLDDLVFVKEDLYFKEDAEQIFGEDLKAVSKRRDPYLHRLYKNQLQEECEEIYGNPMCVLEHLSYPVLIASHIKPFIDSDDNEAYDPNNGLLLSRTIDSLFDLKYISFTDEGTMIFSNRISDDVKEFWKNYKLEENILNDKRKTYLAYHRNLMTEIDARA from the coding sequence ATGAAAATTATAAAGAAACTATTAAAGAAAATTATGCCACAGCAGAACTATGAAGAGTATTGGAAACTGACCAATGCCTTTTCTGATTATAATGGTACAAAGTTTTTAGACACATTGGCTGTTTGTATCAATTTTATTGATGACCATAAAAACGAAGAATATTCTGAAGAAAAATATTCAAAACTTCAGGACGAGATTCATAAAGTAAATCCTATTAACCATATTTCGATTAGAAAGTCTATTAATCAATTGGTTAAAATGGGATTTATTAATTCTTTTTTGGTTTCATATCATCCTCAAGCTAAAGAGTATATTGAAGCTCGAACAAATAAGAAAAGAGAAACACTTTTATCCAAAATTGTTTACTCAAATTCAAGTTTCAACAGAGCGGTAAATAATGAATCTTCGATAAAACAAATCAATTTCCTAATTCAAACACTAATTGAGAAAGGCAAATTATCAAAAGAAGAAATCATTGCCTTAATGCTTGTTGATATTGAAGCTTATAAAAAACCATTTATAACTGAATCAGAACTTTCAGAATATGTCAAAGAAGCTAAAGAAATTGGTTTTTTAGAAAGAAAATATAATCAAATTGGTTACCTATACAACCTTCTTGGAAAATTAGATGATTTAGTTTTTGTGAAAGAAGACCTCTATTTTAAAGAAGATGCAGAACAGATTTTTGGAGAGGATTTAAAAGCAGTATCAAAAAGAAGAGACCCATATTTACATAGATTATACAAAAATCAATTACAAGAGGAATGTGAAGAGATTTATGGAAATCCTATGTGTGTTTTAGAGCATCTTTCTTATCCTGTTTTAATTGCAAGTCATATCAAACCATTTATTGATTCTGACGATAATGAAGCATACGACCCAAACAATGGATTGTTATTAAGCAGAACAATTGATTCGTTATTTGACTTAAAATACATATCATTTACAGATGAAGGAACTATGATTTTCTCAAATAGAATATCAGATGATGTAAAGGAGTTTTGGAAAAATTATAAACTCGAAGAAAATATATTAAACGATAAGAGAAAAACATATTTGGCTTATCATAGAAATCTAATGACAGAAATTGATGCCCGAGCATAA
- a CDS encoding transposase, with translation MEGFRKFNSSKEFVSWLRLAPNNKISGGKVLSSKVPKGSNRLKIALRQATNSIGNLKDTHLSDFFKRVAFRKGRQATVSATARKLGVIIWNMVTKKEPYKPPKEYLFLDQKRKLGIAKRMRKQIAKFGLTNEDLGLNANIYKTAT, from the coding sequence GTGGAAGGATTTAGAAAGTTTAATTCTTCAAAAGAATTTGTCTCTTGGTTAAGACTAGCACCAAACAACAAAATATCAGGCGGTAAAGTGCTTAGTTCAAAAGTTCCTAAAGGGAGTAATAGATTAAAAATAGCATTACGACAAGCGACTAATTCTATTGGAAATTTAAAAGATACACACTTGTCTGATTTCTTTAAGCGTGTCGCATTTAGAAAAGGAAGACAAGCGACAGTAAGCGCAACAGCAAGAAAATTGGGTGTAATCATATGGAATATGGTTACAAAAAAAGAACCTTATAAACCGCCAAAAGAATATCTATTCCTCGATCAAAAAAGAAAGTTAGGCATAGCCAAAAGAATGAGGAAACAAATCGCTAAATTTGGATTAACTAATGAAGATTTAGGCTTAAATGCAAATATCTATAAAACAGCAACTTAA
- a CDS encoding IS110 family transposase has protein sequence MGSRSHFVAVGQALEDVKEFGVYAEDLTAICQHLKSYGITSVAMESTGDYWQNLFTELIKHDFEVILCNGKFTKHAKGKKTDVKDARWIQKLHALGLLTSSFLPDQQTEILRTYARQRGNIIHQAWQLQEKCKSALKFLNFRLDVVVKDICGLTGLKIIEDICKGNLDPNELAKHRHYNCRKSEAEIAKALHGNNRKTFFLG, from the coding sequence ATTGGAAGTCGGTCTCACTTTGTAGCAGTTGGACAAGCCCTAGAAGATGTAAAAGAATTTGGGGTTTATGCAGAAGATCTTACTGCAATTTGTCAACACCTAAAAAGCTATGGTATTACCTCAGTTGCCATGGAAAGCACAGGAGATTATTGGCAAAATCTTTTTACAGAACTCATCAAGCATGATTTTGAAGTTATTTTATGCAATGGAAAATTTACCAAACACGCAAAAGGTAAAAAAACAGATGTTAAAGATGCAAGATGGATTCAAAAACTGCATGCATTAGGTTTGCTTACAAGTAGTTTTTTGCCTGACCAGCAGACTGAAATACTTAGAACTTATGCACGTCAGCGAGGCAATATTATACATCAAGCGTGGCAGCTTCAAGAAAAATGCAAAAGTGCACTTAAGTTTTTAAATTTTAGACTTGATGTTGTAGTTAAAGACATTTGTGGTCTTACAGGTCTTAAAATCATAGAAGATATTTGCAAAGGAAATTTAGACCCTAATGAACTTGCTAAGCATCGGCACTACAATTGCCGAAAGTCTGAGGCAGAAATAGCAAAAGCCCTCCATGGCAATAACAGGAAGACTTTCTTTTTGGGTTAA
- a CDS encoding IS1634 family transposase yields the protein MNHDLFKQLVLARLCYPSSKLKTSDYLFKYQHKAIDVQVIYRYMDKLHKQHKSQIQEISYNHTLKILDGTINVVFYDVTTIYFEIDNEDELRKTGFSKEGKHQNPQIMLGLLVSKDGYPLAYDIFEGNKFEGHTMLPVIDSFKKKYGLDQLVIIADSGLLSSKNIEELQSKSYEFILGARIKNEKSFIKEKILALKLKNGESAVVEKGNLRLIISYSDSRAKKDKHNREKGLKRLEKKIRSGKLTKSSINNRGYNKYLKLDGELKVSIDKTKFETDAKWDGLKGYITNAKLNKNEILENYSHLWKIEKAFRIAKTDLKIRPIYHRVQRRIEAHICIAFARYKIHKELERQLNEKKSSLSPEKAINIAKTIYAVKIKHPITKEITYLTHIKSEEQKKIANLFDF from the coding sequence ATTAATCATGATTTATTTAAGCAATTGGTTCTTGCTAGACTTTGCTACCCTTCTAGTAAGCTTAAGACATCAGATTATCTTTTTAAATACCAACATAAAGCTATTGATGTTCAAGTTATTTACCGATACATGGATAAGCTTCATAAACAACACAAATCCCAAATACAAGAAATTAGTTATAATCATACCTTGAAAATACTAGATGGAACAATAAATGTAGTATTCTATGATGTTACCACTATTTATTTTGAAATTGATAACGAAGATGAATTACGCAAAACAGGCTTCTCTAAAGAAGGCAAACATCAAAATCCGCAAATTATGCTAGGGTTATTAGTTAGCAAAGATGGTTACCCATTGGCTTACGATATTTTTGAAGGCAATAAATTTGAAGGACACACCATGCTACCAGTCATTGATAGTTTTAAGAAAAAATACGGATTAGATCAATTAGTCATCATCGCTGACTCTGGGCTACTTTCTTCTAAAAACATAGAAGAACTTCAAAGCAAAAGTTATGAATTTATTCTTGGAGCTAGAATTAAAAATGAGAAGTCCTTTATAAAAGAAAAAATATTAGCTTTAAAACTTAAAAATGGAGAGAGTGCAGTTGTAGAAAAAGGTAATTTGAGACTTATCATAAGCTATTCCGATTCAAGAGCCAAGAAAGATAAGCACAATAGAGAAAAGGGATTAAAGAGACTGGAAAAGAAAATTAGATCAGGAAAACTAACCAAGTCAAGTATCAATAACAGAGGTTACAATAAATATCTAAAACTTGATGGAGAGCTAAAAGTTTCAATAGACAAAACAAAATTTGAAACAGATGCAAAATGGGATGGTCTAAAAGGCTATATAACTAATGCTAAATTGAATAAAAATGAAATTTTAGAGAATTATAGTCATTTATGGAAGATTGAAAAGGCTTTCAGAATAGCTAAGACAGACTTGAAAATAAGACCAATCTATCATAGAGTTCAGCGTAGGATTGAAGCTCACATTTGCATAGCTTTTGCAAGATATAAAATACACAAGGAACTAGAAAGGCAACTCAATGAAAAGAAATCTTCATTAAGTCCTGAGAAGGCTATCAACATAGCAAAAACAATTTATGCGGTAAAAATAAAACATCCAATAACAAAAGAGATAACTTATCTAACTCACATCAAAAGTGAAGAGCAGAAAAAAATTGCAAATCTATTCGATTTTTGA